TGCCTGCACGCCGCCAATGTGGTAGCTGCGTGCGAAGTTCCAGCGGCCAGCCAGGGAGCCTGCATTCCCGTTCTCGCACGGCGCACCATTTGGTGCACCCGGGAAAGTGGTGGCTTTGCAGGAATAAACGCGGTCGGCAATCGACGTATTAGGCGTTTCGGCGACAGAGAACGCGAATGAACCGTGCGGTGCTCCGCCCCAGTAGCCTCCCCCTTCTCCCCATGCCGCAGGAGTACTCCCGCGAAGCACTGATTCACTGACGAGCAGAGTATTGCTCGAACCGTCGGTGCAATCCTTGATGTCAAATTTCGAATTGACCCCGAACAACCCGCCTGGATCGGCGACGTTCGGGATGTTCCTGTCGGAGACGGTGATCATCTTGGTGATGAAGTCCCCCACCCACGTTCCGGCTCCCGCGGAGACGATATAGTTTCCCTGGAACGCATTCACGCCGCCGTTGCCCCCTTTGCCTGGTGAAGACGGGTCTGAGGGGCAGCTGAAGACAGAAATGCTCGTGCGTGGAATCTGAGCCGTGGCAGGCACCGAGGAGGCCTCGATCAGGTGGACGTATTGGGTTTTGTCAGATTCGTACAAGTTCGAGAGTGACGACTGTTCGACGTAGGGGAGGAGGCGCTGAAACCAGCAATCGCGAAGATGCGTCATGCCGGCGATTTCGCTCTGGTGCCCGTATGGGAAGACCAGGTGGGCGTCCTGATAGTTGTGCAGCGCCAGCGCCAACTGTTTGAGACTGTTCTTGCACTGACTTCTACGGGCCGCCTCGCGGGCCTGCTGCACAGCTGGCAGCAAAAGAGCGATGAGAATGGCGATGATCGCAATGACCACCAGCAATTCAATCAATGTGAAACCACGACGACGCTGCATAGAGAAAGCCTGTTTGTGGCGTGATGAAAAGATCCCCCAAAATGCGTGCGGTCGAAGAAAGGACCGCCGCAGGGTCATTTGCCGAATTAGCACTTTGCATTCCCCTGCACTGAAATCTTGACTCGTCGCAGAACTCGCTTCGCCGCCGCATCGACGGAACTTCTGTAACTCAATTCATTAACGGCAGCGAGGGGGTATGACGCATCAAGAGTCGCCAGCGTCGAAGGGGCACATATCAACGCCGGCGAGCCTGTCGTGATTGCATGATTGCACGAGAAATCAACCTGACCCGCAGGTCATGGCAGATTGTTCGCGTCTGTGTGCAGGGAGATGCCGCTAGTTGATCGGCGCGGCGGCGGAAGCAGGTTCAACGGGTCTTTCGAGCGAGGTTTGTGCGCAGCGGCAGAGCTTTCAGACGCGGCGATTGGTGGCGATTTTGACAATGCAGTGTACTGGAACACCCCCTCTATCTCGCGTCAGCCGGGCTGGTGTCCTGTTGTGGGTGAACGGAAGAAGGGATGGGCGACCTGCACCGCCGCTGAACCCCTCTTACTCAAGGAACCTCTTTGGTTTAGCATCCCGATGTTGTGCTTTGGCCGACTCAATTGATTCCTGGATGTTGAGGTGTTGCATGCGCTGGATCATCTACAGCTTGGCATTGGTCGCTGGATCGGCAGTTTGCCAGGTTTCACCTGCTTTCGCTCAGAATTTCCGGCCTGGTGATGCCATCGTGGTCATTGGTGACGCGAAATTATACGACGACGACGGGCGTGAGATTTGTGACGTCTCGGTGGGAAGTCTCTTTGACGTACAAGAGGTCAAAGGGAACCGGCTGTTGATCAGCGAAGGGATCTCAGCCTGGGTCGACCAGAAATTCGTCATGCCAGTTAATCATCAGGCAATCGAGCATTTGACGCGGTTGATTGCAGTGCATCCGGAAAAGGTGGACTTGTTGGACGGTCGGGGCACTGTTTGGCGGGTACTTAAAGAGTACGAGAAGGCGATTGCCGACTTCAGCGAAGCAATCCGCCTTGATCCAGGAGAACCTGTGTTTTACTTCGGTCGCGGCACCGCCTTAGCGGAAAGCCGGCAGTTCGACAAGGCATTGAAGGACTTCGATGAAGTAATTCGGCTGGATCCAGGGGAAGCGGCTGGCTACTACAACCGCAGCCTCGTGTGGGCCGAGATGGAAGAGCATGAGAAAGCACTTTCGGACCTCAATGAAGCAATTCGTCTCGATCCGGCAGACCCGAATTTCTATATAAACCGTGGGCTCGTCTGGCATTCCAAAAAGGATTTTGACCGGGCAATTGCCGACTTCAGCGAAGCAATCCGAATTGATCCAACAGATGCGTCTAGCTTCGACAATCGCAGCCGCGTGTGGGTTGAGATGAAAGAGCAGGAGAAGGCACTTTCGGACCTCGATGAAGCAATTCGTCTCGATCCGACAGACCCGAATTTCTATATGAACCGTGGGCTCGTCTGGCATTCCAAGAAAGATTTTGACCGGGCAATTGCCGACTTCAGCGAAGCGATCCGACTTGATCCAACCGAATCCGTGTTTTACTTCGGTCGCGGAAGGTCTTGGGCAGAAAGCGGGCAGTTCGAAAAGGCGTTGAAGGACTTCGATGAAGCGATCTCGATGGATCCGGCAGATGCGATTGGATACTACGACCGCAGCCTCGTATGGGGGGAGATGGGAGAATATGAGAAGGCGCTTTCGGATCTCAATGAAGCAATTCGTATCGATCCGACCGACTCGAACTTTTTTAGAAACCGCGGACTCGTTTGGTATTCCAAGAAAGACCTTGATCGGGCAATTGCAGATTGCGATGAAGCCCTTCGGATCGATCCCGGCGATACGCAAACGCTCAACCTGATTTGTGTTTTGCGGATGTTCAAAGGCGATTATGACAAGGCCATTGCCGGATACTCCGAGTTGATTCGGCTTGATGCCAATGACTCCGCCGCATTCCTGAACCGCGGATTCGCCCGGTTACTCAAAAATGAACGCGAACAGGCAGTTGCTGATGTGGTCGAAGCGGCTCGTCTTGATCCTTCGAATGAAAAAGCTTGTCTGAATGTCGCGGTCTTTAAGATGCTCGACAAACGGTCAGACGCGACTGGAGCCGTTCAAGATTACATTGACCGATTCGGTCTTGCTCGCGGCAGTTCAAATTATGCGATTGTAGTTGGAGCCTTGGCCGCGAGGATGGATGGTGACGATGCCCGGGCCAGCCAGTTTCTACAAGACTCACAAGATCGGCTGACAAATCGCTGGCCTGAGCCTGTTGTGCGGTTTCTTCGTGGCGAACTGACGGAAGATGCTCTACTCAAAATCTCCAGTACTCCTCACCAACAGTCGGGTGCTCATTGTTACATCGGACTGCAAGATCTGGCCGAAGGCCG
This window of the Planctomicrobium piriforme genome carries:
- a CDS encoding DUF1559 domain-containing protein, whose protein sequence is MQRRRGFTLIELLVVIAIIAILIALLLPAVQQAREAARRSQCKNSLKQLALALHNYQDAHLVFPYGHQSEIAGMTHLRDCWFQRLLPYVEQSSLSNLYESDKTQYVHLIEASSVPATAQIPRTSISVFSCPSDPSSPGKGGNGGVNAFQGNYIVSAGAGTWVGDFITKMITVSDRNIPNVADPGGLFGVNSKFDIKDCTDGSSNTLLVSESVLRGSTPAAWGEGGGYWGGAPHGSFAFSVAETPNTSIADRVYSCKATTFPGAPNGAPCENGNAGSLAGRWNFARSYHIGGVQAALADGSVRFVSDAIDRQTWLKLGIRKDGFVLGEF
- a CDS encoding tetratricopeptide repeat protein, with the protein product MRWIIYSLALVAGSAVCQVSPAFAQNFRPGDAIVVIGDAKLYDDDGREICDVSVGSLFDVQEVKGNRLLISEGISAWVDQKFVMPVNHQAIEHLTRLIAVHPEKVDLLDGRGTVWRVLKEYEKAIADFSEAIRLDPGEPVFYFGRGTALAESRQFDKALKDFDEVIRLDPGEAAGYYNRSLVWAEMEEHEKALSDLNEAIRLDPADPNFYINRGLVWHSKKDFDRAIADFSEAIRIDPTDASSFDNRSRVWVEMKEQEKALSDLDEAIRLDPTDPNFYMNRGLVWHSKKDFDRAIADFSEAIRLDPTESVFYFGRGRSWAESGQFEKALKDFDEAISMDPADAIGYYDRSLVWGEMGEYEKALSDLNEAIRIDPTDSNFFRNRGLVWYSKKDLDRAIADCDEALRIDPGDTQTLNLICVLRMFKGDYDKAIAGYSELIRLDANDSAAFLNRGFARLLKNEREQAVADVVEAARLDPSNEKACLNVAVFKMLDKRSDATGAVQDYIDRFGLARGSSNYAIVVGALAARMDGDDARASQFLQDSQDRLTNRWPEPVVRFLRGELTEDALLKISSTPHQQSGAHCYIGLQDLAEGRVAEAMEHFQWIENNSNALDGEYAIAIVKLQELQQKTSGEEP